The Euphorbia lathyris chromosome 3, ddEupLath1.1, whole genome shotgun sequence genome contains a region encoding:
- the LOC136222327 gene encoding O-fucosyltransferase 13 isoform X1 — protein MIAVSVKPLFIAVFTLSLFLAVILLSPSSFSSTLVPSSDFSSRGDLHIWSVKRLIEWRPCKWWLQGHLTVLPAKSNGFIRVDCYGGLNQMRRDFCDGVGIARLLNATLALPKFEVASYWNESSGFADVFDVDYFIQQLKGFVRVVKELPPVVASKEPFHVDCSKRKGQFDYIESVLPSLLEHHYISITPAASQRRDRYPQYAKAALCQACYSALRLTRSLEKKASELLEAIPKPFLSLHLRFEPDMVAYSQCEYSALSPVSIKAIEAARGDRKPWTGELARTWRERGKCPLTPNETALILQALSIPTNTNIYLAAGDGLMELEGLTSVYTNVFKKSALLSSEDFSSMHGNTKAALDYYVSINSDSYMATYFGNMDKMVSAMRAYKGLYKTLFLSRRAFAELTFQGLKGKELMKALWTAHKEDFVMGRGSALPDCFCEFKL, from the exons ATGATTGCTGTCTCCGTGAAGCCATTGTTCATCGCCGTCTTCacactctctctctttctcgccgTCATTTTGCTCTctccttcttcattttcttcgaCCTTGGTTCCTTCTTCAGATTTCTCGTC tAGAGGGGATTTGCATATATGGAGTGTTAAAAGGCTTATAGAGTGGAGGCCTTGCAAATGGTGGCTTCAAGGACATCTTACTG TTTTGCCAGCAAAAAGTAATGGATTTATCCGTGTGGATTGCTATGGTGGCCTCAATCAGATGAGAAGAGAT TTCTGTGATGGTGTTGGTATTGCCCGTTTGCTAAATGCAACTCTTGCTTTGCCAAAGTTTGAAGTAGCTTCATATTGGAATGAATCGAG CGGTTTTGCAGATGTATTTGATGTAGATTATTTCATTCAACAATTAAAGGGCTTTGTTAGAGTTGTCAAAGAATTGCCACCCGTGGTTGCATCAAAAGAACCATTTCACGTAGACTGTAGCAAACGCAAAGGCCAATTTGATTACATCGAAAGTGTTCTTCCATCACTATTGGAGCATCATTATATTTCAATTACTCCAGCAGCAAGCCAAAGACGGGATAG GTATCCTCAGTATGCGAAAGCTGCACTTTGTCAAGCTTGTTATAGTGCATTACGCCTCACAAGATCACTGGAAAAGAAAGCCTCGGAGCTTCTGGAAGCTATACCAAAACCCTTCCTGTCACTTCACCTTCGATTTGAACCTGATATGGTAGCATACAGCCAATGTGAATACTCGGCCCTTTCTCCTGTCTCTATAAAAGCCATTGAAGCTGCAAGGGGAGATAGAAAACCATGGACTGGAGAGTTGGCCCGTACATGGAGAGAACGGGGCAAGTGTCCCCTCACACCTAATGAGACTGCACTAATACTTCAGGCACTTTCTATTCCCACAAACACAAATATATATCTTGCGGCTGGGGATGGCCTGATGGAACTTGAAGGGTTAACATCTGTGTATACcaatgtttttaaaaaatctGCCCTTCTTAGCAGTGAAGATTTCTCAAGCATGCATGGAAACACAAAAGCTGCCTTGGATTATTATGTGTCTATTAACAGTGATTCGTATATGGCTACATATTTCGGTAACATGGACAAGATGGTTTCTGCCATGCGAGCTTATAAGGGTTTATATAAAACCCTATTCTTAAGCCGAAGAGCTTTTGCAGAGTTGACTTTTCAGGGATTGAAGGGGAAGGAATTAATGAAAGCCTTGTGGACAGCTCATAAAGAAGATTTTGTCATGGGAAGAGGATCTGCCTTGCCCGACTGCTTTTGTGAATTCAAATTGTAA
- the LOC136222327 gene encoding O-fucosyltransferase 13 isoform X2 produces the protein MIAVSVKPLFIAVFTLSLFLAVILLSPSSFSSTLVPSSDFSSGDLHIWSVKRLIEWRPCKWWLQGHLTVLPAKSNGFIRVDCYGGLNQMRRDFCDGVGIARLLNATLALPKFEVASYWNESSGFADVFDVDYFIQQLKGFVRVVKELPPVVASKEPFHVDCSKRKGQFDYIESVLPSLLEHHYISITPAASQRRDRYPQYAKAALCQACYSALRLTRSLEKKASELLEAIPKPFLSLHLRFEPDMVAYSQCEYSALSPVSIKAIEAARGDRKPWTGELARTWRERGKCPLTPNETALILQALSIPTNTNIYLAAGDGLMELEGLTSVYTNVFKKSALLSSEDFSSMHGNTKAALDYYVSINSDSYMATYFGNMDKMVSAMRAYKGLYKTLFLSRRAFAELTFQGLKGKELMKALWTAHKEDFVMGRGSALPDCFCEFKL, from the exons ATGATTGCTGTCTCCGTGAAGCCATTGTTCATCGCCGTCTTCacactctctctctttctcgccgTCATTTTGCTCTctccttcttcattttcttcgaCCTTGGTTCCTTCTTCAGATTTCTCGTC AGGGGATTTGCATATATGGAGTGTTAAAAGGCTTATAGAGTGGAGGCCTTGCAAATGGTGGCTTCAAGGACATCTTACTG TTTTGCCAGCAAAAAGTAATGGATTTATCCGTGTGGATTGCTATGGTGGCCTCAATCAGATGAGAAGAGAT TTCTGTGATGGTGTTGGTATTGCCCGTTTGCTAAATGCAACTCTTGCTTTGCCAAAGTTTGAAGTAGCTTCATATTGGAATGAATCGAG CGGTTTTGCAGATGTATTTGATGTAGATTATTTCATTCAACAATTAAAGGGCTTTGTTAGAGTTGTCAAAGAATTGCCACCCGTGGTTGCATCAAAAGAACCATTTCACGTAGACTGTAGCAAACGCAAAGGCCAATTTGATTACATCGAAAGTGTTCTTCCATCACTATTGGAGCATCATTATATTTCAATTACTCCAGCAGCAAGCCAAAGACGGGATAG GTATCCTCAGTATGCGAAAGCTGCACTTTGTCAAGCTTGTTATAGTGCATTACGCCTCACAAGATCACTGGAAAAGAAAGCCTCGGAGCTTCTGGAAGCTATACCAAAACCCTTCCTGTCACTTCACCTTCGATTTGAACCTGATATGGTAGCATACAGCCAATGTGAATACTCGGCCCTTTCTCCTGTCTCTATAAAAGCCATTGAAGCTGCAAGGGGAGATAGAAAACCATGGACTGGAGAGTTGGCCCGTACATGGAGAGAACGGGGCAAGTGTCCCCTCACACCTAATGAGACTGCACTAATACTTCAGGCACTTTCTATTCCCACAAACACAAATATATATCTTGCGGCTGGGGATGGCCTGATGGAACTTGAAGGGTTAACATCTGTGTATACcaatgtttttaaaaaatctGCCCTTCTTAGCAGTGAAGATTTCTCAAGCATGCATGGAAACACAAAAGCTGCCTTGGATTATTATGTGTCTATTAACAGTGATTCGTATATGGCTACATATTTCGGTAACATGGACAAGATGGTTTCTGCCATGCGAGCTTATAAGGGTTTATATAAAACCCTATTCTTAAGCCGAAGAGCTTTTGCAGAGTTGACTTTTCAGGGATTGAAGGGGAAGGAATTAATGAAAGCCTTGTGGACAGCTCATAAAGAAGATTTTGTCATGGGAAGAGGATCTGCCTTGCCCGACTGCTTTTGTGAATTCAAATTGTAA
- the LOC136222327 gene encoding O-fucosyltransferase 13 isoform X3: MRRDFCDGVGIARLLNATLALPKFEVASYWNESSGFADVFDVDYFIQQLKGFVRVVKELPPVVASKEPFHVDCSKRKGQFDYIESVLPSLLEHHYISITPAASQRRDRYPQYAKAALCQACYSALRLTRSLEKKASELLEAIPKPFLSLHLRFEPDMVAYSQCEYSALSPVSIKAIEAARGDRKPWTGELARTWRERGKCPLTPNETALILQALSIPTNTNIYLAAGDGLMELEGLTSVYTNVFKKSALLSSEDFSSMHGNTKAALDYYVSINSDSYMATYFGNMDKMVSAMRAYKGLYKTLFLSRRAFAELTFQGLKGKELMKALWTAHKEDFVMGRGSALPDCFCEFKL; this comes from the exons ATGAGAAGAGAT TTCTGTGATGGTGTTGGTATTGCCCGTTTGCTAAATGCAACTCTTGCTTTGCCAAAGTTTGAAGTAGCTTCATATTGGAATGAATCGAG CGGTTTTGCAGATGTATTTGATGTAGATTATTTCATTCAACAATTAAAGGGCTTTGTTAGAGTTGTCAAAGAATTGCCACCCGTGGTTGCATCAAAAGAACCATTTCACGTAGACTGTAGCAAACGCAAAGGCCAATTTGATTACATCGAAAGTGTTCTTCCATCACTATTGGAGCATCATTATATTTCAATTACTCCAGCAGCAAGCCAAAGACGGGATAG GTATCCTCAGTATGCGAAAGCTGCACTTTGTCAAGCTTGTTATAGTGCATTACGCCTCACAAGATCACTGGAAAAGAAAGCCTCGGAGCTTCTGGAAGCTATACCAAAACCCTTCCTGTCACTTCACCTTCGATTTGAACCTGATATGGTAGCATACAGCCAATGTGAATACTCGGCCCTTTCTCCTGTCTCTATAAAAGCCATTGAAGCTGCAAGGGGAGATAGAAAACCATGGACTGGAGAGTTGGCCCGTACATGGAGAGAACGGGGCAAGTGTCCCCTCACACCTAATGAGACTGCACTAATACTTCAGGCACTTTCTATTCCCACAAACACAAATATATATCTTGCGGCTGGGGATGGCCTGATGGAACTTGAAGGGTTAACATCTGTGTATACcaatgtttttaaaaaatctGCCCTTCTTAGCAGTGAAGATTTCTCAAGCATGCATGGAAACACAAAAGCTGCCTTGGATTATTATGTGTCTATTAACAGTGATTCGTATATGGCTACATATTTCGGTAACATGGACAAGATGGTTTCTGCCATGCGAGCTTATAAGGGTTTATATAAAACCCTATTCTTAAGCCGAAGAGCTTTTGCAGAGTTGACTTTTCAGGGATTGAAGGGGAAGGAATTAATGAAAGCCTTGTGGACAGCTCATAAAGAAGATTTTGTCATGGGAAGAGGATCTGCCTTGCCCGACTGCTTTTGTGAATTCAAATTGTAA